The DNA window TTCATAACACTAATGGGCAACTGGGGCTGTACTTAGTGCAAAGTTGCAATCATCAAATATTctattaagaaataaaataaattaaagatcCAAAGTACATGAAAAAAGATGTTAAACCATTTGACCCAATTGTTAAAATTTGGAGCTTTTGAAACTTGATATGCACTtgagcattaaaaaaaaacaaaaaaccctagtCACACTTAActgtttggaaaaataaataaataaaggaaaaatgtttTATGTGGGAAGTGTGATTCTTCGTCTGGATACATGGTGAGTGAAATGATCAGCCTgtcttcatgaaaaaaaaaatgacacttCCGTAGATACTTCCTTGCGAGCTCCCATTAGCTTTTACGCACGCATAGGAACCACACTCCCTCACTGGAaacattttaccaaaaagagaaaatgaaaaaaaccatTCTCTTGGCTTGTTATGAGAGTCATCTCAAAATGGACAACCCTTTCAAGATTCATCACAGGGATCAGGCTTGACTAGATGAACTATCTGAATCCCCACTTGAAAAGAAAAGATCCCATTCATGAGGCCTTAACTCACTTTCACCATCCTCTAACAAAGCATACTTCCAAGCAATCTCCTCATTAAAATTAAGATCTTCATGACCTTCAATGATATCCTTTCTCAACTTAGTAACTTTGTCTATAACAGCTTGCACAGCTACATCAAATGCATCTTTAAGAGTCTCCAATTTAGACCTTGGATCTGCATATGTCAACCTTGGTATGAGACTTATAACCTCTTCCCTCATCATTTTCACCTGCTCTGGAGAAATTTGCAGAAGCCTTTCCTCTATACTAACATTCCTTAAACGAATATCATCAGCTGGAATGAAAACAGAGTACTTTGAATAATTCCTTGGGAGATGCCAAGTGTACTGTGTGTAAGCTGAACCAGGATGGAAGAACACAGGTACACAACCagccaaaattgaatcaaaagCTGATCTTCTTGTAAATGAATCACCTTGAGGTTGAAGGCAAAACAGAGAACTCTGAAACATTTCCATTACAGTGCTTGGAGAATGACACTTACTCTGCCCAATTCCACATTCTATTAGCTTACAGAGATTGGATTTCTTGCATTGCTCAATGACCTGTCCTCTAACTAATTTAGGATACCCTGGTCTTGGAGCTCCTGCAAATGAGAAAAGCCATGGCCTTTCCAGTTTCCTCATCCTATCCTGCCATTCAAACATAACTGAATCCTTTGATGGATGAAAGTAAGTAGGATATGGTATAGCGAAATCATTCCCATTCCACGCGCTGGATTCAACCACAAGCATCGACATATTCTTAGCAAATGGAAGAGTAAAAAGCTTGTTACCCCAGCTAGAATCTTGATCAGTTGATCTTCTAAAATCCCAAGTTATTCTACCAGCAACCAGGAAATGATCCTTACCACCCATGACCTTCCACTCTGGTTTCTTGACAAGCCAATCCACCAAAGCTAGTGATGTTGCATCTCTAACAGAGGTGTTATAACCCCAAAGGTAGCGGGAAATGTCCATTCCAGCATAGAACGGAACAAAAATGGCGGCAGCAATTGAAGAATCTCGCGTCAAGCATTCATACTGCTTCATTCTGTTGGTGAAGATCACATCCAGAGCAAACTGGTTGGTGGCATACATTTCAGTATTGGAGAAAACCCCTTTGATATCTTCCTCCAGTGGGGGGCCAAGCCCAGAATTGGTGATGAACTTGCACATATCAGTCCAGAGGCTGAGAGACTTGCACTCTTTGAGTATATCTTCATTGAACCGTGGAGGAAGGTCATGGACATAGATGTACCTTCCCCCACAAGGATCACTCTTGTTCTCTACTGTTCTCAAAGCCCGAATAAACGGATAACTGTTCGCCGGTGGTGGTGGTAGATGATGTTCCTTGGATGACTGGGTTGGGAATGGATTAGGCTCTACTGTTATGAACTCATCTATGTTACCAACTCTAACAAAATGGAAGTAAACAAGTAACAACCAGAACAACGTAAAAAAAGGTAGAAACCAACAGAGACGAGGCAGTTGATACATTCCTGTAGGCTTAAGCATTAGTTCAGGAGGATTGCACGCCGCCATGGACAAGTGGTGACTCATCCTCAGATTTCAAGTGAGCAGGTAGTGATCAATGATAACAAAACCAAGAATTGGGCTAAGCATATAAAAGTAGACGGAACTCGAAAGCCAAGAATCAGAACCCAACCTGAAGGGGTAGCTCAATTGGCAAGGACACCTCACAATTAgtaggtcatgagttcatctctCCTTTGACCTctacctataaaaaataaaaaataaaataaaaacccaatcACAGAACAAAACTTGAATATCCTAACCATGAATCAAAACTCATGAATTTTTACACACTGTACCAATTAAAAGATTACTGTTTTCACTTTCAGATGAGAAAAGACAtgttaggaaaaagaaaaagctaaggaaaatttttttgttggaaaagtGTAAAATTAGAGCTTTGAATGGAATTGAAGATATATTATTCGCTGTATATGGGCATACTTATATACACAATTACATCAAGAGATCCATTGATTAAGGGATAAGAAAGGCAAGAGATTACAAGAGATAATACTGCTAAGCTGATAAGGAAGAAAGAGATTGAGATGGATGCAAAAATGGTAAGATATATACAAATATATGGGAGGCAAGTTGGCAAGGTTAAGGATTGATAGTTGGCGCCAGCGGGTTCCACCCATTGAACCCATGTGTGTACTACTCCCTCTCAAGTTGGAGTGTGTATGGTAGTAACGCCCAACTTGGAAATAAGGAACTGAAAAAGGTAACGTCCAAGTGGTTTGGTGAGCAAGTTTGACACCTGAAATCATGATGGAACGTGCGCCATGGAGATGCAACCAGATTGAAGGCATTCGTGAACAATATGACAATCAATGTCAATGTGTTTGGTATGCTCATAAAAGACAGGGTTGGCAGAAATGTGTAGAGCAATGCTAAGCAATTTTTACATGCAAATTAGTCCAATTATTTACATCATTTAATTTCTAGAACAAAGTTACTTTaggtattttctcttgttttcagaATTCAGGCCAAAAGTGGACCAAGTGGAGTACAAATGTCAAATTCGGCCTAAGGAATCAAACTCTAACCAGCCTGGTCAGAGCCTGGAGTTGTATAGGGTCGGCTATGAAATGGCGATTCCCCCTTTTCCATTGAAGTTAACCCTCATCTTCCTTTCCCACCCATTGCTCCGGGTTCGAGTAGTGGTCTGACAAGTTGATACGAACCATGTGAAATCTATTTCAGtgaaatggaattggtgtttAGTGTACTCTGTCTTGATAAAATGTCAAGAGATTGGTAAGATTCAAAacctttattcttttctttctttttttaaaagaaaaaagataaaaaatacaaattccAGTGGATTTAAAACTGATTCTTTAGTAAATCATAAATCCTTTTCTAGAGTGTTCCCTATCTTTTTTATATCTTCTAGGCCCAAGATCTTTGATTTCCATAAGATCTTCTTCACTCTTGTTCAAAAGGTCCAATAGTGTATGTATATTGGACCTTTTGAGGCAATTATAGGCCCCCTCTTGGCAAAATCTACATAATAAATTCCAAGGATTCTCTATGAGTTGGACGATTTCTACAAGGAAGATTTAGGCTGAGTTAACcttctattttagtttttaaCCATATGTTGTGATGAATTTTTAGTAGTTCCACATTCATGATCTTCTatattggacaatattctaaAAGATCATATTCtatcttctattttgggattgagagaaatattgtaaagggaattagattatcaaattttgggtagtttctattattgattttgaattttatttgctttctatttttttcttctcattctttaggTAGTTGAACTCCATAAATAGAGGAGCTCTCCTCTCTCCAGAGGAACCAAGCTCCATCTcccttatctttcttctttcatttcattAGTTTAGCTTTGAACAATTTATGTttacaagttgtaattttttattttctctgcaAAATCTCATTGAAGCCATTAAAGTTATAATCGAAAATTTAAAAGCATCTTTGGAGTTTAGATATGTAGAAACTTGaaatttattctcttcttcaatagAATTCTATAGTTGTTCTTCAATTCAGGttcttatattttaaatttaatttacatttctatgccttttatttttaatgcaaaTAGCATGATCACCACCACTCCCATGACTAGCTAAACCCATTTTTTGGGGATTTAGGTGAAGTCTTGGGTGGTTAGTATGAATAAATAATGTGCATGCTTTATTTTAACTGACATGAACCTAGTTAGACTTATTACGATTGACCGCCGCATTGTGTATATCATCCAATAGGATTCTATACATGATAGCCGCCATAGTCATAGTGACACTAATTAGGATTTTCGATGTTGAACTTAATATTGCATATTGAATGATGCTATTCATGGGTATGTTAGCCATTGTCGTATCTCCCATAGACCTAGATCATACTATGTGTAATATGTCTCTATGCCTATTGTTAATTCAACTTATTCCCCATGGTGAATCTCAGTCCTGAATGAATCTTCCCCAttagttttatttcattttctccaTTGGTTAGTTAAATTTTATTGcactaatttaattttatattttaattattcaAATTATCTTGTTTATTTAGTTAAATTAGTATAGTCAGCTCTCTTGATATTTGCACTCTACCTAATTTGGAAGTGTGTTAATTAAGCACTCAGCCTCCCTGAGTTCGTACAACTGACACTGTGCGCTTGCGGTTAATATAATTAGTGTGTCTTACATTTGAGTCCAACAAGTTTTTGACGCCATTGCTGGGGAGGCGAagcatttattttatattttcaattgattcagagtgctttgttttaattaaaaaaataaaaaaattaagagttAAACTTTAGATCCCTACCGGTAAtcactataaaaaaaattaattttctttcttttcttattctattGAGCAGATTTGTGGGATCCATGGTGGGATGTTAGTTACCAGGCCCATAAtctaatcaaatttttttttgcaaaaaaagtgaaactccggatccctgccgataatcattaaaaaaaattaatttctttcTTATCTTGTTCTGCGTGGGATCCATGCTAGGATGCAAGTTACCAAACCCATAATctaatcaaatttttatttacaaatgAGCGAGTGAAACTCCGGATCCCTATCAGTTATCACTGACCACCCACCAAGCAAAAGACAACCTGTGAACTGGTAGATCATTTGGACAACCAAATCCAGAAGGGAGTAGTGATTAGCCCTTGCAAGGTAAGATCGGTctcccctgctaggaccgacaCACACGTTAGCATAAGTAATTTCTCTCTTGACTTCTTGTGGATATTGTATATTTCTCTCTTTATGCTTCCTATCTATTTTGTTGGGGAATTACAATCATAGTTTTTCACTGATCCTGATTTGAAATAAAACCAACAATTCAATTCGAATTAGAGAAAAATGAGAGgaattctttatttctttgaaAACTTGTTAATATTCTATCTTGTGATTCTGTGATAATTATGTGGgctttgtttaaaaaaaaaaattaataataatgataTACTTTTGTTTTTCATCTCTTTGTTGCATGATGCTGAGTGGGTGCGTAATTCTGTGAAccatttaaaaaggaaaacccaatCAAAGAACATTATTGAACCCATACTCATAGTCATGAATCAAGAAGAATAACCTAAAACTCTTAGGGATATGTTCTACCCTTGTAGGGCTGCTCAACCTTCATGTATTAGATTACAAGTAGTTCAAGGGAATAACTATGAGCTTAAGTCTAACACCTTAGCATGCTACCCCATTTTCATGGGATGGCTAATGAAGATGCATATTTGTTCCTtcgggaatttgaagaggtttgCACTCTCATCAAAGTTCAACAACTTACTGATGACACAATGAAGCTTAGGTTCATAACCGTTGCTCTCAAGGACCAAGCCAAAAAGTGGCTATTCACAACTTGAGACCAATTCACTATGGTGTTTctgaagaagtttttcccattgcataaaaccaataaacttTAGACTGACATTATGCAATTTAGGCAAAAACCTAATGAGTCTTTCTTCAAGCTGATGGAGAGGTTCAAAGACTTGCTCTAAGAATGCCTTCATCACAGTATTAACATTTAGCATTTATGCCAAATCATATATGAGGGTATACATTACTAGACCAAGCAATTGCTGGAATCTATGTGCCCTTCAGGTTTCACATCTTACACAAATGACAATGTCACTTGGGATTTTTTGTTAGAATTAGTAGAGAAGACTAGAGAGTGGAAGTCCACTCAAGAGACAGAGAGGACTGGTAGAGGCTATCTGGTAGAAAGCACTATTGCAAAAGAGGCCCAATTTGATAGCATTCTTAAAAGATCAGAGGCCATGGTAGTAAAGTGACCAACCCAATTTAACTAGGTCCACCATTCTATTCCTATGTGTAGTTGGTGCCACTCTCCTACCCATGTAGCAAAGGAGTGCCCCAACATCTCTAATGTGAATGGTGTGAACCAGAGTCCTGAAACTACCAATGCCATGTACCAGAACAACCCATACAATCAAACTTACAACTCAGGATGGAGGAACCACCCCAGTTTCTCCTATAGTCAATTCGACAATCAAGTGGGTACCTCCAAtccccaatttgtaaactaggGTTAGTTTGTTCCCCAACAAATTAACCAAAGGTATATATGCCACCACACCATTCTAATAATTTTAGGCCCCCCCTTCTCCAGTAGTTGCACCACCTTTTGCTAGTCAACCTCCATGATTCCAAAAAGGAGATGATGAGTCTTCTAGGATTGCATCATTGGAAAAGAATTTAAAGCTTCTCATGAGCACTGTTATGACAAGCCAGCACAACATCGAGAAACAAATTTCTCAGTTTGCAAATGCTCTAcatgaaagggagaaagacAAAATGCCAAGTCAACCAGACCCAAACCCTAGGAATGCCATTCTCCAAGCTTCTCTAAATCCAACTCAAATCAGCAAGGTCCACATTTTCCAGAGACTTCCACTCGTGTCAATTCTATACATGCCTTGAGGAGTGGATATGAGTATCTTAGGGATGATTTATAAGTTCCAAATTCAAagtcccttagaaaacatccaCTGAGGTGAGTGAGACACTCCCTTCCACGCTAGGTGCATCAAATAACCTACCATCTTTTAAGAAGATCTACCTCCCACTCCAGCACAAGATAAATCTGAAGAGTTAGTTGAACAAGAAAGAGTCTTTGTCCCTGAAGCCCCATTCCCTAGAAGACTCTTAGGCAACAAGAAAGCAGCACCCATAGATAAAATCTTGGTTGTGCTCAAACAAGTtcaagtgaacatccctctgtTAGATGCCATTTCCCAGGTTCCTGCTTATGCCAAAGTGCTTAAGGACCTATGCACTTAGAAAAGAACTACCAATGTGCCCAAGCAAGCATTCTTGATGGCCAATGTAAGTTCTATTTTTTCTAGCAAACCATGGTTAAGTACAAGGACCCTGGATGCCCTACCATCTCATGTGTCATAGGTACTACTAAGATTGAGCATGCATTCCTTGATTTAGGTGCTAGTGCCAAGTTATTGCCTTTCTCAGTGTACTGGCAATTAGGGCTAGGAGAGTTGAAACCTACGTCCGTCACACTACAATTGGCAGGTAGGTCAGCAAAAACTCCCAAGGGCATGATAGAGGATGTGTTAATCAAGGTGGGTGAGTTTGTTTCCCTATAGATTTTGTGGTATTAGACACCTAGCCTGTCATGAACTTGAAAGACTAGCTACCTGTCATCTGGCTAGACCATATTTAGCTACAAGCAATGCTTTGATTAATTGTAGGAATGGTCTAATGAAACTATCCTCTGGGAACACCTCTGTGGACTTCAACATCTTCAATTTGGGTAAGCAACCCAACACCCATGAGAATGTTCACATGTTGCAATGCTTCCCTGATTCCTTCCAAATTGAATTTGACATcgattttgatgaaattttttagGATTGCATAGAACAACTAGGTGATATAGAGGACAATGACTTCTTCAATGATGTAATGAGCTTGCAGCATTATACAGAGCCTATTGGGACTTTGGACCAATCTCTCCCTAAGCCATCAATAGTGGAGCCCCCAAAGCTTGACTTGAAGCCTTTGCCATCAAATCTCAGGTAAAGATAGAACTCTCCTTGtcatcattgcatttgatttagACTCTATGCAGGAAGAAGAGTTACTAGCTTTgttgagagaaaatagagaagctATTGGTTGGACCATAGCTGATATTAAGGGAATTACCCCCTCTGTTGTGCAGCAACACCTTCCACAGAACCTCAGGGGAGGGCTAACCTTGTCATGATGGAGGCCATTCAAAAGGAGATCCTCATGTGTCTTGACAATGGGATCATCTATCTCATATCAGACAGTGAATCGGTCAGCCCAATAAAATAGTGCCCAAGAAATCTGAAGTCAATGTGTTAAAGTCTAATACCGATGAAATAATTCCCATTCGTCTTCAGACTAGGTTGAGAGTGTGCACTGATTACTGTAAACTCAACACGGCCACTTGGAAAGACCATTTCCCCCTTCCCTTCATTGACCAAATGTTAGAGAGATTAGTTGGTCATGTGTATTATTACTTTCTAGATGGATATGTTGGCTATAACCAAATTCTCATTGATCTAGAAGACCAAGATAAGTCTACCTTTACTTGTCCATTTGGAACTTTTGCTTACCGGCATATGTCCTTTGGGTTGTCCAATGCCTCTGCAACGTTCTAGAGATGCATGATGAGTATATTCTCTAACATGGTAGAGACCTTCCTTGAGATCTTTATGGATGAATTTTTCATACATGGCGCCACCTTCTCTGAGTGCTTTCACCATTTGAAGTTAGTGTTAGAAAGAAGTAGAGCTAAAAATTTAGTTCTCAATTGGGAGAAGTGTCACTTCATGGTGAAGGAAGGCATAGTCTTAGGTTATGTCATCTCTAAGGAGGGCATCAAGGTTGAGAGAGCCAAGGTGGATCTCATCTCTCATTTACCCACCATCAAGGTCTTTCAAGGATGTTAAGTCTTTTTCTTGGCCATGCCGATTTTTATAGGAGATTTATCAAGGATTTCAATAATGTAATTAGACCATTTACTAGCTTGTTAGCCAAAGATTAGTCCTTTGATTTTTCTCCTAAATGTTTACTTTCCTTTGGGCATCTGAAGAAGGCTCTAACTACAGCTCCCATTATCCAAGCTTCTGTCTGGACTGAACATTTTAAGCTGATGAGTGATGCCTCTAATTTTTTCATTGGAGCTGTCCTAGGACAACGGATTAGTAAGCTACCCCATGTGATCTACTATTCAAGTAGAATGCTCAATAATGCATAGCTAAACTATACCACgacagaaaaataattttttactgttgtgtttgctttgaaaaaATTTAGATCATACCTTATTGGCTCTCATGTGATAATTTATACAGATCATTCAGCCATTAAATATCTTGTGGGTAAGAAAGACGCCAAGGCTTGTTtgattaggtgggttttactccTTTAGAAGTTTGACGTAGAGATTAAGGAGAAGAAAGGTGTTGAAAATTTGATAGCAGATCACCTCACTCGTCTCCCCAATTCAAAGGACGATGATTGTCCCGTCAATGAGTTTTTCCCTGATGAACAATTGTTAACCATCTCTAGTGAACCTTGGTATTCTGATATTGTCAACTACCTAGTCATGAGTGCGCCGCCAAATCATTGGTCCACCTAAGACAAGAAGAGGTTTCACTCTCAAGTCAAGTACTTCTTCTGGGATGACCCATATCTCTTTAAATCTGGTCCTGATCAAATTTATTGTCGCAGATCAGGAGCAACTTTCAATCCTATATTTTtaccatgatcatgcatgtggtggtcATTTTGGGAAGATGACGAAATTCTAAGCAAAATGGACGTATTACATTAAAAGTACAtatccgtttggtcacccgtacaagtaattattcttttcaggccagaaaaagaataatagatcagaactaAACTGAGATGCTAAAccaacccatttgcagttgtcccaggtgtGCAAGGAATTATACTTTTCaagtcaaaaaaataataatagatcagaactgaactaagatgcagaaccagcccatttgcagttgtcccaggtgtacaaagaatattccaaatgccaacaaggatcgatggacccctCTTGAATgattaaagattcttttttggtaataacaactacctagctgtTGGTGAGTTGTAGTGTGCAAATATCCCTTACTCACCAGGAgatctcaagtttgaatctcttggctgctatttttttttaagattttctctcttctactcATCACTTAATTTAGCAAGGAGCATGGATAGAACTTCGTACTCAATTAGAAGATGTCCAAATCAGCAAAGCAAGGAAAGTAGAAATCGTGTAAGGGGGTTTTTgagcaagtttgaagagagagagagagagagaaggaaataaaggagaaaaataggaaacaaaaaaaaaatcgtggagattttttctcttccctattttctcttttctccattctctcccctccacctcatcacaaaaatgcccaagggtggatcccttgggcgttctcctcttttttccactattttctctccctttttctcctaattcctattttccacctcatcaccacGATTGTCCAAATCCCCACCAAATTGGAAACCCAATTTCCCCAAGTCgttttctcctctctccctaTTCCTATAAAAGAGGGTCAACCAAGGGGGGAAGGGTGTCCTCTCTAGtccctctctttttctagttttcttcttctagttttttttaattatgctttctctctctttagttcttcttcttagttttttttttttttttttttttttttttttttttttttttttttttttttttttttttaatgcaagtcTTTGTTTATACTTTTCAATTCTTTATTGTTCAtgctattcaagttattcaaaggtgtaataattttaatttttagttctaggcttagttctaggtgactagaacaagctgtggagcatctctttcaagttcagtttacctcttcattatttgtttctccaggcctaacaatttcaaatttgatttagttcagatctggtttttagggttggtagtatctcaaatcaatcaatttttcagttcaaggattgaaattcaggtaagtaggcttcttcataagtcttctcacccccctctcattctctcttcttgctacccattcattcttaatttaggatttaaattttagtttttactttgatgctttcccttcccccaaggtccttggctaggtgcatgtgttggctttgccctctctagctatgaaaccatcattttactcttcttatttactttgtctcccttcccctaaagctaagtagagcagCCCTTGTAAAAGTAGCTCTATGggcaagtaggaaagctcatattatttatagtgtatccctcgggctaagtagagaaacctacttgtgtacCTCACTCTGTCTTTGTCCCTTTATTTacacttttatttacttttcagtacTTTCtatttcaacacttttactttcagttatataatttttaattgcgtggtttgagtatttaaattcttagatgacgagtggttaggtcgttcaatttttatggtaatttcaattccaatttccctagatgtgttttTTAGGACGTTtctagatgcatttgttttaggtcggtagttagaagtagatcaccataatcaattaTTATACTTTctcattactaaaagaagctaaaaataaagtggttgctctccttgtgttcgacccgttagctatacttatccgtatgcttgcggttacttataaatctcaaacacttagTCAGTCTTTAGGCTGCGTCACGAAGAGAAACATGATGCCTCAGGAccttattttggtagttgatattttttatgtgtgggacatcgattttatgggaccttTTTTCTAATTCCTTTGAAAATTTGTACATTCTTTTGACTGTTGATTATATTTCCAAATGGATAGAGGCTTAGCTTGTAAATCCGATGACCACtcttctcaaagagaacatcttTTCCCACTTTGGTACACCATTAGCTATAATTAGTGCTAGGGATACTCATTTTTGCAATCGACCTTTTGAGACCTTGATAGAGAATATGggatcactcattagctatctACTCCTTATCATTCCCAAACTAGTGGTCCAGTGGAAGTGTCTAattggcaaatcaaacaaatcttagagaaaactgttaaacCCAACCTTAATGATTGATCTAACTATTTAGTAGATGCTTTGTGGGCTCATA is part of the Macadamia integrifolia cultivar HAES 741 chromosome 9, SCU_Mint_v3, whole genome shotgun sequence genome and encodes:
- the LOC122087915 gene encoding xyloglucan galactosyltransferase MUR3-like, producing the protein MSHHLSMAACNPPELMLKPTGMYQLPRLCWFLPFFTLFWLLLVYFHFVRVGNIDEFITVEPNPFPTQSSKEHHLPPPPANSYPFIRALRTVENKSDPCGGRYIYVHDLPPRFNEDILKECKSLSLWTDMCKFITNSGLGPPLEEDIKGVFSNTEMYATNQFALDVIFTNRMKQYECLTRDSSIAAAIFVPFYAGMDISRYLWGYNTSVRDATSLALVDWLVKKPEWKVMGGKDHFLVAGRITWDFRRSTDQDSSWGNKLFTLPFAKNMSMLVVESSAWNGNDFAIPYPTYFHPSKDSVMFEWQDRMRKLERPWLFSFAGAPRPGYPKLVRGQVIEQCKKSNLCKLIECGIGQSKCHSPSTVMEMFQSSLFCLQPQGDSFTRRSAFDSILAGCVPVFFHPGSAYTQYTWHLPRNYSKYSVFIPADDIRLRNVSIEERLLQISPEQVKMMREEVISLIPRLTYADPRSKLETLKDAFDVAVQAVIDKVTKLRKDIIEGHEDLNFNEEIAWKYALLEDGESELRPHEWDLFFSSGDSDSSSSQA